TCTTTATATTTCGAGTTCTTCTATgctaaatatgaaattaattattattttttacttgaAATCAGTATTATAAAAAGGAAATGAAAGTGTAAcgctttctttctttcaaaatgTAAAGGCTGGAATTTAAGGCAATATGCTAAAACCCTCCGTTTCGTTAAgttagatattttttaaaaaaatttgtttcacaaagttattttttttgtattttctatgaaaaaattgtgaTTTCTAAGagaattaattgattttattgaattgctattgattaaaaattattaaaaattaaaaattacagaaaacaatacatttattataatgtgtttttttaaatatatgtgaaaacactaaaaaatctatctttgtgaaacggaggaaataattagattttttctatgccaaaatatgacaataatattttctaaCTTGAAGTCAAAGTTTTATAAGAAAGGAATTAAAGTGTAACGATTTCTTTCTTTCACAATGTAAAAGTCtcaagaatataaatattaatcaatcatGGTTGTCAAATGGTTAAAATAAATACAGTGTGATTTTTTCCCAGCTAACTAAGAATATTATTTCAAAGCTCATTTTAGTCATAGTGTGTTCCTCAgcctaattttatatatacacattttgcAATTAGTAAATTTACACTGTGCATCCAgtcaaaaattattttggatTCGCCACTGACCAAAATCATAATCGCAGTCAACGACTCGAATCactgtttaaaattttctagtCAATAGCACTGGGGGAATTGTTTTTATATCTATAAGGTATGTAAGAAATGGAACAATAATTGTAAATAATAACAACAATAATATTGTTAATGTTGACCAAATGAAATATGGAGACTAAGGTGGAAACATCATAAGAAGGTATAGATTTAGATGCATGCATGTTCTATATTCTTATCCTAAAAAAGAGAGATGCATCATGCATCATACATGTACACCGGTGTCCTGTGTATATGTGTATGGCTTTGATTTGACCAACGGTGCCAACGATTGTTTGATTAACAAAAATCAACGGTtacaaatgattataaaaaGTTGGTGTTCCACAAGATATTTGATAATGTTTTCAGATTAATTACATTTTGATTTTAGTTGttcactttttattttaaagttgaaATTATTCTAGAAGTTCAAACTTCTAATGCATTTCCCTTATatcattattcattataatcttttttttttttggataagtATGTGAATTTCATTAAGGATAATGATACAAGAGATACATTAGAATTTGAATGAACAAAAGCTACTGCACCTAAGGTTTGCTAACAGCATGGGTCAAGGCAAGCCctcaaaaaaagataaaaaaggtTTACAATGACAAAGAGGTTTACTCAGCACACAAGCGTGAGTAAAGCTTAACTAAACTAATTCCCTTGCACCTATTCGATTACCAGTAGACCAACGCTTGAACTTGGTTCCGGAACCTGAAACAAGAGCATTAGTCAAGGAGCAAATCGACCGGAGAATAATCTTAGGGGCCGAAGATTATCCCGAAGGCGAAACCGAAAGGACTATAGGCGAAGCGGGGTTGACTAGGTCCCGGTCCGGCCACATTCCGGTGGTATCCACTCCAGACGTCGAAGTAGCtccagagacaaaaaaaaaaaaaaagacgaggCCTTGGAGACCCTACACCAAACGAACTGAACCGAACAGGAAGACGCTGGAGCATTACTGTCTGAAGCAAGCGGAGGTTAAGGCTCTCGACTCCGGTCCCTTCGCAGAAATAGCTAGCTCAAAAAGATTACGGCATCAGAACGAGGAGGAGGCAAGACCCAGAATCTGTCTATCTCCTTCCAGAATCGTGAAGAACAGAGGAGCTAGAGCTCCAATCACCAGGCGACTACGAAGCCACCATGTTAAGAGCGAAGAGAACCAGACCAAAAGGAGTCCCCGGCGAAAGCCTCACAACGCATTTTCATCTCAGATCCGAAAATCCAGATGGGGAAGTCCTAGCGTAGCAACCGAACCAAAGAGAGGAGGGGAGGTAGAGACACCACAAGGCCAGATGCGAAACGGCAGCGACACGCTTCAAATCCGGCGATATCTTCGGGTTGAACCTGACCCAGATTCAACCACAACCAAAACCCTGAAGAGGGGAAATAGGGGGAGAGAGAATTGAGAGCAAAATTGTTGTCTTGGTGatattgatttgattcattataATCTTTAAGTGGCTGTATTCGAAACAATTATTTTAGTGATCATTACACAATCTTTAGGTATTGAAATTTATCCTTTTATCATTATGATCATCACATAGAAAGTAGCATAGTCACGTTCAGTTTATCTTTTACATGTTACAATCCTTTTCCCCCCTTATAGTCTGACATGTTAACGTAACGAAACCCAAAATCTTTCATACATTCTGAAGACATAATAAGACGACTCATTAGACTAAGTAAACCATCCTTTGAATCGTTAATAATTGCTTCTCTACCGTGACGGTGGCGGAGGAATTCCGGTGAGAAAGGCCGAGAAAAAGGCAAGAGAGCTGCTTGGTTTGAAGGAAGGCACCGCATGCCCAGCTCCTCTGAACGTAGCAAACGTTAGACCTTCGTATTCTTGGAGCCATCCACTTACCTGTTGTAAGTACCATTATCAAGAAACTTAGCTATTGTAATCAAACTCAAATTAAGAACAGGTTATAATCAGATTCATGGGTACCTGTTTCTCATGGTACCAAGGCCTCCAAGCTGTCTTGATGGGTAATTCGAGTGCGCTTAAGCTATACCTTGTCGCGAGTACTGGAACTCTTCCGTCTGTGTCACCACTGAGCCATCATCATAGAACCAAAGCAACGGTTAAGTGAAATATTTATCATGCATcggaaaataacaaaaagacCATTGGCGGAGGCAGAAAATATTTCTGTTGggggcaaaaaaaaaaggtatggaatcaaaatataattatgagtGGGGACATCATATAGATTGAGCTTTAAgttacactattttttttaatcttgttGGGTTCATTGCCCCCATGTTGTTGCACGTGGCTCCGCGCCACTGGTCTCACATGTATATAACCAAAGCAAAAGAAACTGTGTATAGTGGTTACTTGCATAATAAGCAACcgaattttatactatttttctGATGTTTGAAACTTGTTGAAAGTAATtaatttgttataatttttaatttgcaAGGTGAAACAAATCAGGAATTAATTTACCTGTAAACCCATATTCTTAATCCCCCGGCGATCAGTTTCTCGTATATAGGCAAAACCGAGGGCTTTATATAAGTCCAATTATGAAAGATGTCCATGCTGAAATCTCAGAATACCAAAGTTTAGACAACTTCCATCACatgttaaacaaaataataagaaacaCATGAAGAGTAGGAAGAGTACTTGCAAATCCTCCAGTCCTTGAGATTAACTCCATCACTCGCATGAAGAGACTTCTGAACATCTGCTCTGTTGTAGAATATTCTCGCGTAATCGTCTAAGCATGGGTCATATCCACCCAAGCGCCTTGGTGGTACCTAAGgcatgaaaacaaaattttgttaaacGAAAAGAAAAACTTTGATTGACGCTTATATTGTAATCTTTTAATAAATTTCAACCATCAGAATATAATGAGGTAGTATGTCTAATGTTATATAATGATGTCGTACCCTCTTGGAACTGGTGTGAGAATTAGTCTTGAATTTTTTAGAATCCAAGTAAGAGGATCGGGCAGAATCTCCTATACAAACCGATGTATAGAGGCTATAGATATCTATCTCGTCGTACTGCTTTTGAACTTCGTCTACGGCTTCAGAGCACTCGTCGTCGCTCCAAGTATTGTCGCTGCTGAAATTACAAGTCCTGGTTATGATCCTATGCGTCTCATCAGATATAACTGCGTGGCTCCATGCGTAATCCACCCAACCTCTCCAATCATCTGCATCAGATGTCTCAGGATTCCCAAGCTACAcggccaaaaccaaaaaaagaaaagttttttatATAGCTACGtacattttattgtttatattaaaTGCGACGTAACTATATTTTTCACTAGGTTTTAAACTCGTATATTTTTTGGGTCAAGAAACACTAATATCACTAAGAGATTCAAACGTACCAAAATACCCTTAAGGTTGATGTGAAGCGATGAACCATTGTTCTTGTTATTGTTATCGTACACGACCTCTGCTAGCTCCGGTACGTATTTTCCTGCAAATATAAATACGGTCAccagaataaaaataaaaaacgaattaactttaacttaattaaaaagatattaaCAGCAAAATTAATTAAGATGGTTCGTTAGTTAACCTGCGTAGCTTTCGCCGGCGATGTAGAACGTATTTCCTTTGTGTTCAGGGAATTTCTCGAACCAGTTGCAAAGAAAATTGAATGCGTCTCTAGCTGGTCgtagaaaagaagaagagagaatgaagcATATAAGTTTTATCAAAAAAGAATGAAGCATATAGTTATGTCTATGGAAACGTACgtactatatattatattcttcgTTCTGAGGACAGAGACtatagattatatatttattaaaataataatggaCCTGCCTGTAAAGTCATCGTCAAGCTTTTGATAATCGCTAGTTGTGTTTGAATACGAAAAGCCAACACCGACGGGAGATTCTAAAAACAGCATGTTGGCCTCTGCATCAGCAAATCAacctttttcattattttattcattttcatttacatatattatgaaaactagacaaaaaaaactaaactttatTCCATGCGTATGGATTAAATTTAAGTCCGTTTTCGTTGGCGTCCACGAGAAAGGGACCAATTTCTTGTGTTGCTCCATATCCCACAGAAGAACAACCTGGACCTATATACACAATATACAAATGATTAAAACCTAAGTGTGTTCTCTCGTTAAACAACAtcagaaaatagtttaataacaggataaaaatatattttatgttgacGTTGGAACGGCcaaattaatgtaaataatgatACTGTAAATTATGTAATTACTAAACATTCTGCGGAACTAATCGTGTTATCAGTGTACTATTTCACAGGATATCAATCAAGACTGATCTAAAAATATGAGAATATAAAATAGTTCGGATACATgcatgaatattttaaaatataggaTTACCTCCATTAAGCCAGAGAACTAGAGGTTTCTCCTTGGGAAGATCCATGGCCTCGAAGAACCAATAAAACATAGCTCTTCCGTTGGATTCGTCCACAGGGACATAACCGGCATAATGTCTGAAACTCACGTCAGGCTGTCCAGGCAAATCTGTCACCAGATCTCGCTCGTTGGCCAACAAGCTTTTATGTTTCGGGCTATCAAACCGGTGTTGTCTAGTACATATAACCATCGGGAGTAGTATTAAGAGAGTGGTAAACCACAAACAGATTAACCAAGTAGATATGTTCTTGGTGTGATAATCCATTTTAGGTTTAAGTTGTTAAGAAGATCAAGGAAACGTAATAAGATGATAAGAAAGTTCTAAGACTTAGATGTCTATTTATAAGCTAAGatgaaaagattttttttctttaatatattattaatttttaattaagtgGATAAGGAAGAATAGTCCTATGCGGCAATTGGTGGCTTTAATTTGTTCAGTTGGTCGAATAATTCCagcttaaaataaaatatatatttatagggaCATATTCGAGAAAATTCGTATATTTGACTTATATAGAGTGGATGAAGCACTTTCTTTTTGATGGGTTTGAACCACGTCATGACCAAAAGTAATATAAATTCAATCTATATTATATTATCCTTTTTAACCTAAGAAAATAAGAGGATTAATTGACCCCACAAAAGCATAATAACTAGTGATGAATATATAAACTGAGTAAACTGGGATGCTACCCTACGCAAGATGGTAATTGCTAGCTTAAAATTAGCATTAACGTATGATTCATAACTCACAAGTCAAATATAAGATATAGATTTTGCAATACCAAACCGGCTTAGAAGTGCTATGCCTACcggccactacaagaaaacatcaaggattctgaaggaaaaaatcgtcggaatatcgttattccgacgaaattccgacgaaacacgtcgtcggaaataattcctcggaatttcttttttcctctgaaatcccttgaaattttccgacggaattccggggaaataaatttccgaggaaattccgaggatcccttgtttgtcggaaaagtcctcggaatataccgaggtagaacttcgtcgggataattcctcggaagttcatcgatcgatgcgtgtttggacatatatacatcgatcgataggagtataccgacggactttttcctcggtttattccgaggaactgttccctcggtatattccgagggatccgttcctcggaattttccgagggagttgtccctcggaaaattccgagggaaatgtccctcgctatatttaaaaaaaaaacggatcgatcgatgcgtttttgttcaaaaatgcatcgatcgatctaatgaaaaatataattaatttcctcggaatgtaaaaaatattaatttttttgaaaaaataaaatttctgaaatttaaattcgaaaatatgaaattaaaagtaaaattgaaatcatattaattaatattcaaagtttcacaaataaaaataaaacattccgagattggggaaaaaaaaaactacgggtctggcacgtccgggaacacctcgttcgggtacatcctctgcatcatctccatcatttgctggttcagcctcctctgtgcctcatagcccgcctgttgagccgccatctgggtctccaacaaagatattcgatcatctttgtccttcaactgagccgtaagtacttctggatcaacaaagggcggtggtgcagaagaaggaggaaccgaccgggtgcgacgacccaaaccgaacaaacgcctcttcttctttggaaccgactgaatagaaaaaaaaccaaatttagaaatttaaaccaagaaataaatgaattgaacttttaaaaaaaaagaacttacggattcaacgatttcgttgattcgaaaccgggacaagttggtcgaagc
This region of Brassica napus cultivar Da-Ae chromosome C5, Da-Ae, whole genome shotgun sequence genomic DNA includes:
- the LOC106357953 gene encoding serine carboxypeptidase-like 31, with translation MDYHTKNISTWLICLWFTTLLILLPMVICTRQHRFDSPKHKSLLANERDLVTDLPGQPDVSFRHYAGYVPVDESNGRAMFYWFFEAMDLPKEKPLVLWLNGGPGCSSVGYGATQEIGPFLVDANENGLKFNPYAWNKEANMLFLESPVGVGFSYSNTTSDYQKLDDDFTARDAFNFLCNWFEKFPEHKGNTFYIAGESYAGKYVPELAEVVYDNNNKNNGSSLHINLKGILLGNPETSDADDWRGWVDYAWSHAVISDETHRIITRTCNFSSDNTWSDDECSEAVDEVQKQYDEIDIYSLYTSVCIGDSARSSYLDSKKFKTNSHTSSKRVPPRRLGGYDPCLDDYARIFYNRADVQKSLHASDGVNLKDWRICNMDIFHNWTYIKPSVLPIYEKLIAGGLRIWVYSGDTDGRVPVLATRYSLSALELPIKTAWRPWYHEKQVSGWLQEYEGLTFATFRGAGHAVPSFKPSSSLAFFSAFLTGIPPPPSR